In a single window of the Frondihabitans peucedani genome:
- the pyrF gene encoding orotidine-5'-phosphate decarboxylase, with protein sequence MTEAFGARLQAAFDAHGQLCVGIDPHPYLLGEWGLPATAGGARDLGLRVVEAAAGSASVVKPQVAFYERYGSAGFAALEDVLEAARETDLLVVGDAKRGDIGSTMDAYGDAWFADDSPLRVDAATAAAYQGVGADAGFIARARATGRGVFLLAATSNPEARPTQTAILATGSTVAAGIVDDVLADNASSDQGLGSTGVVLGATVALSDYGIDVASLVSTPILAPGFGAQGARYSDIRDLFGPASGSVLVSVSRSILEAGPSGVAEAVRRASGEVAECLA encoded by the coding sequence GTGACCGAGGCCTTCGGGGCGCGGCTCCAGGCGGCGTTCGACGCGCACGGCCAGCTCTGCGTCGGCATCGACCCGCACCCCTACCTGCTGGGGGAGTGGGGGCTCCCCGCCACAGCGGGAGGCGCGCGAGACCTCGGTCTCCGGGTTGTGGAGGCGGCCGCAGGATCCGCGTCTGTCGTCAAGCCGCAGGTGGCCTTCTACGAGCGCTACGGGTCGGCGGGGTTCGCGGCGCTCGAGGACGTCCTCGAGGCGGCTCGCGAAACCGACCTGCTGGTCGTGGGCGACGCGAAGCGCGGCGACATCGGCAGCACCATGGACGCCTACGGCGACGCCTGGTTCGCCGACGACTCGCCTCTCCGCGTCGACGCTGCGACGGCTGCCGCCTACCAGGGCGTCGGCGCCGACGCGGGCTTCATCGCCCGCGCCCGCGCCACCGGACGCGGCGTCTTCCTGCTCGCGGCGACCTCGAACCCGGAGGCCAGACCGACGCAGACGGCGATTCTCGCCACAGGTTCGACCGTGGCCGCGGGTATCGTCGACGACGTGCTCGCCGACAACGCCTCCTCCGACCAGGGACTGGGATCGACAGGTGTCGTGCTCGGCGCGACCGTCGCCCTCTCCGACTACGGAATCGACGTCGCCTCGCTGGTGTCGACCCCGATCCTGGCTCCCGGCTTCGGCGCTCAGGGCGCCCGCTACTCCGACATCCGCGACCTCTTCGGGCCGGCCTCGGGGAGCGTCCTCGTGTCGGTGTCCAGGTCGATCCTCGAGGCGGGGCCGTCGGGCGTCGCCGAGGCCGTCCGCCGCGCGTCGGGAGAGGTCGCCGAATGCCTCGCATGA
- the carB gene encoding carbamoyl-phosphate synthase large subunit: protein MPKRADINSVLVIGSGPIVIGQAAEFDYSGTQACRVLREEGVRVILVNPNPATIMTDPGFADATYIEPITSEVLESIIVKERPDAVLPTLGGQTALNAAIALDEAGILAKHGVELIGAKVEAIQKGEDRQIFKELVLESGADVARSHIVHRLDEAVAAAEDLGYPLVVRPSFTMGGLGSGFAHDKAELLRMVGDGLHSSPTTEVLLEESITGWKEYELELMRDTADNTVVICSIENVDPVGVHTGDSITVAPALTLTDREYQKLRDIGIDIIRRVGVDTGGCNIQFAIDPADGRIIVIEMNPRVSRSSALASKATGFPIAKIAAKLAIGYRLDEIPNDITKVTPASFEPTLDYVVVKVPRFAFEKFPAADTTLTTTMKSVGEAMAIGRNFTTALQKSLRSLEKRGSSFHWEGAPGDVDALLELAAVPTDGRIVTVQQALRAGATATQVFDATKIDPWFIDQIVLINEVAEQVRSAGELTLDVLKEAKDHGFSDVQIAQLRGGAEQDVRDQRHAFGLRPVYKTVDTCAGEFPALTPYHYSSYDFETEVAPSDRRKVIILGSGPNRIGQGVEFDYSCVHASFALSDAGFETIMINCNPETVSTDYDTSDRLYFEPLTLEDVLEVVHAESASGELVGVVVQLGGQTALGLAKGLEAAGVPILGTSPDAIDSAEERGLFSKILERGGLLAPRNGTGTDYASAVAVAEEIGYPVLVRPSYVLGGRGMEIVYSSELLADYFERTRDQAIIGPDQPLLVDRFLDDAVEIDVDALYDGHELYVGGIMEHIEEAGIHSGDSSCTLPPVTLGRGEIDRVREATLAIAQGIGVQGLLNVQFAIAAGVLYVLEANPRASRTVPFVSKALGIALAKAASRIMVGSTIRSLVEEGVLPEKDGSDVPLDSPISVKEAVLPFKRFRTKEGQVVDSVLSPEMRSTGEVMGIDRDFPRAFAKSQTEAYGGLPTSGVVFVSVADRDKRAIVLPVLRLQQLGFEITATEGTAMVLIRNGIKVRVVGKYSEGGESVVDLINRDEVDIVINTPTGSSGRADGYEIRAATVAADKALFTTMAQLGAAVASIETSHTGYEVTSLQDYAREREAKR, encoded by the coding sequence ATGCCCAAGCGCGCTGATATCAACTCCGTCCTCGTCATCGGCTCCGGGCCGATCGTCATCGGCCAGGCGGCCGAGTTCGACTACTCGGGCACGCAGGCCTGCCGCGTCCTCCGCGAGGAGGGGGTGCGCGTGATCCTGGTCAATCCGAACCCGGCCACGATCATGACCGACCCCGGCTTCGCCGACGCCACCTACATCGAGCCGATCACCTCCGAGGTGCTCGAGTCGATCATCGTCAAGGAGCGCCCCGACGCGGTCCTGCCGACCCTCGGCGGCCAGACGGCCCTCAACGCCGCCATCGCTCTCGACGAGGCCGGCATCCTCGCCAAGCACGGGGTCGAGCTCATCGGCGCCAAGGTCGAGGCGATCCAGAAGGGCGAGGACCGCCAGATCTTCAAGGAGCTGGTGCTCGAGTCGGGTGCCGACGTCGCCAGGTCGCACATCGTGCACCGCCTCGACGAGGCCGTCGCAGCCGCCGAAGACCTCGGGTACCCCCTGGTCGTCCGCCCGTCGTTCACCATGGGCGGCCTCGGCTCGGGCTTCGCGCACGACAAGGCAGAGCTCCTCCGCATGGTCGGCGACGGCCTCCACTCGAGCCCGACGACCGAGGTGCTGCTCGAAGAGAGCATCACCGGCTGGAAGGAGTACGAGCTCGAGCTCATGCGCGACACGGCCGACAACACGGTCGTCATCTGCTCGATCGAGAACGTCGACCCGGTCGGCGTCCACACCGGTGACTCGATCACCGTCGCTCCCGCGCTCACCCTCACCGACCGCGAGTACCAGAAGCTCCGCGACATCGGCATCGACATCATCCGCCGCGTCGGTGTGGACACCGGCGGCTGCAACATCCAGTTCGCCATCGACCCCGCCGACGGCAGGATCATCGTCATCGAGATGAACCCGCGCGTGTCGCGCTCCAGCGCGCTCGCCTCGAAGGCCACGGGCTTCCCGATCGCGAAGATCGCCGCGAAGCTCGCGATCGGCTACCGCCTCGACGAGATCCCGAACGACATCACGAAGGTGACCCCGGCCTCGTTCGAGCCGACGCTCGACTACGTCGTCGTCAAGGTGCCGCGGTTCGCGTTCGAGAAGTTCCCGGCCGCCGACACGACGCTGACCACGACCATGAAGAGCGTCGGCGAGGCGATGGCCATCGGCCGGAACTTCACCACCGCCCTCCAGAAGTCGCTCCGCTCGCTCGAGAAGCGCGGCTCCAGCTTCCACTGGGAGGGCGCGCCCGGCGACGTCGACGCGCTCCTCGAGCTCGCGGCCGTGCCGACGGACGGCAGGATCGTCACGGTGCAGCAGGCCCTCCGCGCCGGCGCCACCGCGACGCAGGTCTTCGACGCCACGAAGATCGACCCCTGGTTCATCGACCAGATCGTCCTGATCAACGAGGTCGCCGAGCAGGTGCGGTCCGCGGGCGAGCTGACCCTCGACGTCCTGAAGGAGGCGAAGGACCACGGCTTCAGCGACGTCCAGATCGCCCAGCTCCGGGGCGGCGCCGAGCAGGATGTCCGCGACCAGCGCCACGCGTTCGGCCTCCGGCCCGTCTACAAGACCGTCGACACCTGCGCCGGCGAGTTCCCCGCCCTCACGCCGTACCACTACTCGTCGTACGACTTCGAGACCGAGGTCGCGCCGTCCGACCGCCGCAAGGTGATCATCCTGGGCTCCGGACCCAATCGGATCGGCCAGGGCGTCGAGTTCGACTACTCCTGCGTCCACGCCTCGTTCGCGCTCTCCGACGCGGGCTTCGAGACGATCATGATCAACTGCAACCCCGAGACGGTCTCGACCGACTACGACACCAGCGACCGGCTCTACTTCGAGCCGCTCACCCTCGAGGACGTCCTCGAGGTCGTCCACGCCGAGAGCGCCTCCGGCGAGCTCGTCGGCGTCGTCGTGCAGCTCGGCGGCCAGACCGCTCTCGGCCTCGCGAAGGGACTCGAGGCCGCCGGCGTGCCGATCCTCGGCACCTCGCCCGACGCCATCGACTCCGCCGAGGAGCGCGGCCTCTTCTCGAAGATCCTGGAGCGGGGCGGCCTGCTCGCCCCCCGGAACGGCACCGGCACCGACTACGCGTCGGCCGTCGCCGTCGCGGAGGAGATCGGCTACCCCGTGCTGGTCCGCCCCTCGTACGTGCTGGGCGGCCGCGGCATGGAGATCGTCTACTCCTCCGAGCTCCTCGCCGACTACTTCGAGCGCACCCGCGACCAGGCGATCATCGGCCCCGACCAGCCGCTCCTCGTCGACCGGTTCCTCGACGACGCGGTGGAGATCGACGTCGACGCCCTCTACGACGGCCACGAGCTCTACGTCGGCGGCATCATGGAGCACATCGAGGAGGCCGGCATCCACTCCGGAGACTCGAGCTGCACCCTCCCGCCGGTGACCCTCGGTCGCGGCGAGATCGACCGGGTCCGCGAGGCGACCCTCGCCATCGCCCAGGGCATCGGCGTGCAGGGGCTCCTCAACGTGCAGTTCGCGATCGCGGCCGGCGTCCTCTACGTCCTGGAGGCCAATCCGCGAGCCAGCCGGACCGTGCCGTTCGTCTCGAAGGCGCTCGGCATCGCCCTCGCGAAGGCCGCGTCGCGGATCATGGTCGGGTCGACCATCCGCTCGCTGGTCGAGGAGGGCGTCCTGCCCGAGAAGGACGGCTCGGACGTCCCGCTCGACTCGCCGATCTCCGTGAAGGAGGCCGTCCTGCCGTTCAAGCGCTTCCGCACCAAGGAGGGCCAGGTGGTCGACAGCGTGCTGAGCCCCGAGATGCGCTCCACCGGCGAGGTCATGGGCATCGACCGCGACTTCCCGCGGGCGTTCGCCAAGAGCCAGACCGAGGCCTACGGCGGACTGCCGACCTCGGGCGTCGTCTTCGTGAGCGTGGCCGACCGCGACAAGCGGGCGATCGTCCTCCCGGTCCTGCGTCTCCAGCAGCTCGGCTTCGAGATCACCGCCACCGAGGGCACCGCGATGGTCCTGATCCGCAACGGCATCAAGGTGCGCGTCGTCGGCAAGTACTCGGAGGGCGGCGAGTCGGTCGTCGACCTGATCAACCGCGACGAGGTCGACATCGTGATCAACACGCCCACCGGCTCGTCGGGGCGGGCCGACGGCTACGAGATCCGCGCGGCGACGGTGGCGGCCGACAAGGCCCTGTTCACCACGATGGCGCAGCTCGGCGCCGCGGTGGCCTCGATCGAGACCAGCCACACCGGCTACGAGGTCACGAGCCTGCAGGACTACGCCCGCGAACGGGAAGCGAAGCGGTGA
- the carA gene encoding glutamine-hydrolyzing carbamoyl-phosphate synthase small subunit, producing MTDAPTTARAVLVLEDGSRFVGRPYGAIGRTLGEAVFATGMTGYQETLTDPSYAGQIVVMTAPHIGNTGVNDEDPESSRIWVAGFVVRDASRMVSNFRAQGTLDDQLEHDGIVGIRGVDTRAITRILRDTGSMRAGVFSGPDADLGDDEQLAIVKAGPDMRGRNLSSEVSTTERYELPAEGERIGSVAVLDLGVKTSTLRYLSQRGFDVIVVPQSITADELRAIGADALFYSNGPGDPAASDSQVELLQGALREGTPFFGICFGNQLLGRALGFGTYKLPFGHRGINQPVWDKTTGTVEITSQNHGFAVDAPVDGVLDSPAGFGRVEVSHFSLNDNVVEGLRALDIPAFSVQYHPEAAAGPHDSNHLFDRFRSLVIERGSASTAKQESN from the coding sequence GTGACAGACGCACCCACCACGGCCCGGGCCGTCCTGGTCCTCGAAGACGGAAGCCGCTTCGTCGGCCGCCCCTACGGAGCGATCGGCCGCACCCTCGGCGAGGCCGTCTTCGCGACCGGCATGACCGGCTACCAGGAGACCCTGACCGACCCGTCCTACGCCGGACAGATCGTCGTCATGACGGCGCCGCACATCGGCAACACCGGCGTCAACGACGAAGACCCCGAGTCGAGCCGCATCTGGGTGGCCGGGTTCGTGGTCCGCGACGCCAGCCGCATGGTCTCGAACTTCCGCGCGCAGGGCACCCTCGACGACCAGCTCGAGCACGACGGCATCGTCGGGATCCGCGGGGTCGACACCCGCGCGATCACCCGGATCCTGCGCGACACCGGCTCGATGCGCGCCGGCGTCTTCTCGGGCCCGGACGCCGACCTCGGCGACGACGAGCAGCTCGCCATCGTGAAGGCCGGCCCGGACATGCGCGGCCGGAACCTGTCGAGCGAGGTGTCGACCACCGAGCGGTACGAGCTGCCCGCCGAGGGGGAGCGCATCGGATCGGTCGCGGTCCTCGACCTGGGCGTCAAGACCTCCACGCTCCGCTACCTGTCGCAGCGCGGCTTCGACGTCATCGTCGTGCCGCAGTCGATCACGGCCGACGAGCTCCGCGCGATCGGCGCCGACGCCCTCTTCTACTCGAACGGGCCCGGCGACCCCGCGGCCTCCGACTCGCAGGTCGAGCTGCTGCAGGGAGCCCTCCGCGAGGGCACCCCGTTCTTCGGCATCTGCTTCGGCAACCAGCTCCTCGGCCGCGCGCTCGGCTTCGGAACCTACAAGCTGCCCTTCGGCCACCGCGGCATCAACCAGCCGGTCTGGGACAAGACCACCGGCACCGTCGAGATCACCAGCCAGAACCACGGCTTCGCGGTCGACGCCCCGGTCGACGGCGTGCTCGACTCGCCCGCGGGCTTCGGCCGCGTCGAGGTGAGCCACTTCTCGCTCAACGACAACGTCGTGGAGGGCCTCCGCGCCCTCGACATCCCCGCCTTCTCGGTGCAGTACCACCCCGAGGCGGCGGCCGGCCCGCACGACAGCAACCACCTCTTCGACCGGTTCCGCTCGCTCGTGATCGAGCGCGGCTCCGCGAGCACCGCCAAGCAGGAAAGCAACTGA
- a CDS encoding dihydroorotase, which translates to MTDQNRTEHLIKGASLSDGRTTDILIGGGVVKALGVNLTSVGATVVDAAGLLALPGLVDLHTHLREPGFEGSETVLTGSRAAAKGGFTAVNAMANSSPVADTAGVVEQVQALGDRAGYVTVRPIGAVSQGLQGTHLSEIGAMATSRARVRVFSDDGVCVSDPLLMRRALEYIKGFGGVLAQHAQEPRLTIGAQMNEGELSATLGLAGWPAVAEEAIIARDVLLAHHVGARLHVCHVSTAGSVEVVRWAKSRGFDVTAEVTPHHLLLTEDLVSTYDARYKVNPPLRRQEDVEALRQGLADGTIDIVATDHAPHTAEAKSCEWDNAANGMVGLESALSVVQKTMVDTGLLDWNDVERVLSITPAAIGQVEGHGRPIGVGSPAEITLYDRSVTREFSVRDLAGKSSNSPFLERRLPGRVEATFHAGYQTVVGGELVDEALVAEHALAVAPR; encoded by the coding sequence GTGACCGACCAGAACCGCACCGAGCACCTGATCAAGGGTGCGAGCCTCAGCGATGGCCGCACCACCGACATCCTGATCGGCGGGGGCGTGGTCAAGGCCCTCGGCGTGAACCTCACCTCGGTCGGCGCGACGGTCGTCGATGCCGCCGGGCTCCTCGCGCTCCCGGGCCTGGTCGACCTGCACACGCACCTCCGCGAGCCCGGCTTCGAGGGCAGCGAGACGGTCCTGACCGGTTCGCGGGCGGCGGCGAAGGGCGGCTTCACGGCGGTCAACGCGATGGCGAACTCGTCGCCGGTCGCCGACACCGCCGGCGTCGTCGAGCAGGTGCAGGCCCTCGGCGACCGCGCCGGCTACGTGACGGTCCGCCCGATCGGAGCCGTGTCGCAGGGCCTCCAGGGCACCCACCTCTCCGAGATCGGCGCGATGGCGACCTCGCGGGCGAGGGTGCGGGTCTTCTCCGACGACGGCGTGTGCGTCTCCGACCCCCTGCTCATGCGCCGCGCCCTCGAGTACATCAAGGGCTTCGGCGGCGTCCTCGCCCAGCACGCCCAGGAGCCTCGGCTCACCATCGGCGCGCAGATGAACGAGGGCGAGCTCTCGGCGACCCTCGGGCTCGCAGGATGGCCCGCGGTCGCCGAAGAGGCGATCATCGCCCGCGACGTCCTCCTCGCGCACCACGTCGGCGCGCGGCTGCACGTCTGCCACGTCTCCACGGCCGGGAGCGTCGAGGTGGTCCGCTGGGCCAAGTCGCGCGGCTTCGACGTCACGGCCGAGGTCACCCCGCACCACCTCCTCCTCACCGAGGACCTCGTCTCGACCTACGACGCCCGCTACAAGGTGAACCCGCCGCTCCGCCGCCAGGAGGACGTCGAGGCGCTCCGCCAGGGGCTGGCCGACGGCACCATCGACATCGTCGCGACCGACCACGCGCCGCACACGGCGGAGGCGAAGTCGTGCGAGTGGGACAACGCCGCCAACGGCATGGTCGGCCTCGAGTCGGCCCTGAGCGTCGTGCAGAAGACGATGGTCGACACCGGCCTCCTCGACTGGAACGACGTCGAGCGCGTCCTGTCGATCACGCCGGCGGCCATCGGACAGGTCGAGGGCCACGGTCGGCCGATCGGCGTGGGCTCGCCGGCCGAGATCACGCTCTACGATCGGAGTGTGACCAGGGAGTTCTCCGTCCGCGACCTCGCCGGCAAGAGCAGCAACTCGCCCTTCCTCGAGCGCCGCCTGCCCGGCCGGGTCGAGGCCACCTTCCACGCCGGCTACCAGACCGTCGTCGGCGGCGAGCTCGTCGACGAGGCCCTCGTGGCGGAGCACGCCCTGGCGGTGGCTCCCCGGTGA
- a CDS encoding aspartate carbamoyltransferase catalytic subunit, giving the protein MKHLLSTADLGRDDAVQILDIAEDMAAVSTREVKKLPTLRGITVVNLFFEDSTRTRISFEAAAKRLSADVINFSAKGSSVSKGESLKDTAQTLAAMGADGIVIRHPASGAPRVLAHSGWVDAGVVNAGDGTHEHPTQALLDAFTMRRRLHGDASRERGLDGVRVLIVGDILHSRVARSNAWLLKTLGAEVAFVAPPTLIPNGVAAFGVDVHYDLDEAIAQVRPDVVMMLRIQQERMNAAFFPNGREYARAWGLTAERFRKLPDTTLVMHPGPMNRGLEISDEAADSAQSTVLEQVANGVSVRMAVLYLTLAAGTQTSQGAQ; this is encoded by the coding sequence GTGAAGCACCTCCTCAGCACCGCCGACCTCGGCCGCGACGACGCCGTGCAGATCCTCGACATCGCGGAGGACATGGCCGCCGTCTCGACCCGCGAGGTCAAGAAGCTGCCGACCCTCCGCGGCATCACCGTCGTCAACCTCTTCTTCGAGGACTCCACCCGCACCCGGATCTCCTTCGAGGCGGCGGCCAAGCGCCTGAGCGCGGACGTCATCAACTTCTCCGCCAAGGGCTCGAGCGTGTCGAAGGGGGAGTCGCTGAAAGACACCGCGCAGACCCTCGCCGCGATGGGTGCCGACGGGATCGTCATCCGGCACCCCGCGTCCGGCGCGCCCCGCGTGCTCGCCCACAGCGGCTGGGTCGACGCGGGAGTGGTCAACGCCGGCGACGGCACGCACGAGCACCCGACGCAGGCGCTCCTCGACGCGTTCACGATGAGAAGGCGCCTCCACGGCGACGCCAGCCGGGAGAGAGGGCTCGACGGCGTCCGCGTCCTGATCGTGGGCGACATCCTGCACTCCCGGGTCGCCCGCTCGAACGCGTGGCTCCTGAAGACGCTCGGCGCCGAGGTCGCCTTCGTGGCGCCGCCGACGCTCATCCCGAACGGGGTCGCGGCATTCGGCGTCGACGTGCACTACGACCTCGACGAGGCGATCGCGCAGGTGCGGCCCGACGTCGTGATGATGCTCCGGATCCAGCAGGAGCGCATGAACGCGGCGTTCTTCCCGAACGGCCGCGAGTACGCCCGGGCGTGGGGCCTCACCGCCGAGCGCTTCCGGAAGCTGCCCGACACCACCCTCGTCATGCACCCGGGGCCGATGAACCGCGGCCTCGAGATCAGCGACGAGGCGGCCGACTCGGCCCAGTCGACGGTCCTCGAGCAGGTCGCGAACGGCGTCTCGGTCCGCATGGCCGTGCTCTACCTGACCCTCGCCGCAGGCACCCAGACCTCTCAAGGAGCGCAGTGA